From Kineosporia corallincola, one genomic window encodes:
- a CDS encoding PilT/PilU family type 4a pilus ATPase, protein MDSSAERPAGDLRPAQPSAQPSAWPASQTVTPGLLPPPQHAPQHAVQQQVPQYAAQPQSSAGTTAGTPGHYAAQPGAQQQPMPGGVQPGLAQSGLGQPGSGQVQAGQAQPGQAQPGTPGLVPSGQYQPTTRPQPPAQPQPTPGLVPPTQPGTPGQIGRPVPASPPGAPGAVGAPGAVGQPQHRAQPGHTVQPGQAIQPGHVAQAGHLAQPGHGAQPAQAAQPGYAPQPGQPGQPGQPGQPGQPGQPGQMIQPRPAVQPAPQQVSPGLAPAAQQQGIPGLAPAAQQPLQPAPQPAPQPARHATAPQRATPAQQVQPPQQARPQTAPSGPPQQQSRGHEEMGFDLHAVLAFLVQQGGSDLHLSNGAPPLIRIRGHLAAIPEHPALTPQAIQSTLYAVLTQKQRERYEETLELDFAYAVPGASRFRVNVYRQRESMGAVFRVIPYEIKTLEQLGINPKVSSMAGLARGLVLVTGPTGSGKSTTLAALIDLANRTRHDHIMTVEDPIEFIHPNKACLVNQREVGEDTHSFANALKSVLRQDPDIILVGELRDLETISVALTAAETGHLVFGTLHTQDAAQTVDRVIDVFPPEQQQQVRVQLAGALQGVVCQTLVRSADGKGRVAATEVMFATGAIRNLIREGKTHQIYSAMQAGAQSGMQTMDQCLAELVRAGKVQMAQALEKAHHADDFQRLTGRG, encoded by the coding sequence GTGGACAGCAGCGCCGAACGACCCGCCGGGGATCTGCGCCCGGCCCAGCCCTCTGCCCAGCCATCCGCCTGGCCGGCGTCGCAGACCGTCACCCCGGGCCTGCTCCCGCCCCCTCAGCATGCTCCGCAACACGCTGTGCAGCAGCAGGTTCCGCAGTACGCGGCCCAGCCCCAGAGCAGTGCCGGGACGACGGCGGGAACCCCGGGCCACTACGCCGCCCAACCCGGTGCCCAGCAGCAGCCGATGCCCGGCGGGGTGCAGCCGGGACTGGCGCAGTCGGGTCTCGGGCAGCCGGGGTCGGGTCAGGTGCAGGCGGGTCAGGCGCAGCCGGGTCAGGCGCAGCCGGGGACGCCGGGGCTGGTGCCGTCCGGGCAGTACCAGCCCACCACGCGACCGCAGCCCCCGGCGCAGCCGCAGCCCACGCCCGGCCTGGTCCCCCCGACGCAGCCGGGGACGCCGGGACAGATCGGCCGGCCGGTGCCGGCCAGCCCGCCGGGTGCTCCGGGTGCCGTGGGTGCTCCGGGTGCCGTGGGTCAGCCGCAGCACCGGGCCCAGCCGGGTCACACCGTTCAGCCGGGCCAGGCGATTCAGCCGGGGCACGTCGCCCAGGCGGGTCACCTGGCGCAGCCCGGCCACGGCGCCCAGCCGGCCCAGGCAGCTCAGCCCGGCTACGCCCCGCAGCCGGGTCAGCCGGGTCAGCCGGGTCAGCCGGGTCAGCCGGGCCAGCCGGGCCAGCCGGGCCAGATGATCCAGCCACGTCCCGCGGTTCAGCCCGCCCCGCAGCAGGTTTCGCCGGGCCTGGCCCCGGCGGCGCAGCAGCAGGGGATTCCCGGACTGGCCCCCGCCGCCCAGCAACCGCTCCAGCCGGCGCCCCAGCCGGCGCCCCAGCCGGCCAGGCACGCCACGGCCCCACAGCGCGCCACACCCGCGCAGCAGGTTCAGCCCCCGCAGCAGGCGCGGCCCCAGACAGCACCCTCCGGGCCGCCCCAGCAGCAGTCCCGGGGCCATGAGGAAATGGGTTTCGACCTCCACGCCGTCCTTGCTTTTCTGGTTCAGCAAGGCGGTTCCGACCTGCACCTGTCGAACGGCGCCCCGCCACTGATCCGGATCCGGGGGCACTTGGCCGCGATCCCGGAGCACCCGGCGCTGACGCCGCAGGCGATCCAGTCGACGCTGTACGCCGTTCTCACCCAGAAGCAGCGAGAGCGGTACGAGGAGACGCTCGAACTCGACTTCGCCTACGCGGTGCCCGGGGCGTCCCGGTTCCGCGTGAACGTCTACCGGCAGCGGGAGTCGATGGGCGCCGTGTTCCGGGTGATCCCCTACGAGATCAAGACGCTGGAACAGCTCGGCATCAACCCGAAGGTGTCGTCGATGGCCGGCCTGGCACGGGGACTGGTGCTGGTCACCGGTCCCACCGGCTCGGGCAAGTCGACCACCCTGGCGGCGCTGATCGACCTGGCCAACCGCACCCGGCACGACCACATCATGACCGTCGAGGACCCGATCGAGTTCATCCACCCGAACAAGGCCTGTCTGGTGAACCAGCGGGAGGTGGGGGAGGACACGCACTCGTTCGCGAACGCGCTGAAGAGCGTGCTGCGTCAGGACCCGGACATCATCCTGGTCGGTGAGCTGCGCGACCTGGAGACCATCTCGGTGGCGCTGACCGCGGCCGAGACCGGGCACCTGGTGTTCGGCACCCTGCACACCCAGGACGCCGCCCAGACCGTGGACCGGGTGATCGACGTCTTCCCGCCGGAACAGCAGCAGCAGGTACGCGTGCAGCTGGCCGGCGCGTTGCAGGGGGTGGTCTGCCAGACCCTGGTGCGCTCGGCCGACGGCAAGGGCCGGGTCGCGGCCACCGAGGTGATGTTCGCGACCGGCGCCATCCGCAACCTGATCCGCGAGGGCAAGACCCACCAGATCTACTCGGCGATGCAGGCCGGGGCCCAGTCGGGCATGCAGACGATGGACCAGTGCCTGGCCGAGTTGGTGCGGGCCGGCAAGGTGCAGATGGCCCAGGCCCTGGAGAAGGCGCACCACGCCGACGATTTCCAGCGCCTGACCGGCCGCGGCTGA
- a CDS encoding shikimate dehydrogenase, producing MRTTQGAHRAAVLGSPIAHSVSPALHRAAYDALGLSGWTYDAVRLDEDTFGPWFTDLGPDWSGLSLTMPLKRVVIPLLAEVTPLAEAVGAVNTVTWTADRRPVGTNTDVYGIVQALRSTGLTGLTGPAGSDSAEGAGGGVAGCVVGAGATAASAVAALAELGCGRITVLARSAARAGLPLEVARRMGVRARVGTLDEHAAVLGAHAVVVTLPGEAASEWAAGLRPHLTGVPAGAMLDVSYHPWPTDAAQLWSRAGGAAVGGFEMLLHQAAEQVRLMTGLDAPLDDMRTAGEKALAAR from the coding sequence TTGAGGACGACGCAGGGCGCGCATCGCGCGGCCGTGCTCGGCAGCCCGATCGCGCACTCGGTGTCACCCGCGCTGCACCGGGCCGCCTACGACGCGCTCGGGCTGTCCGGCTGGACCTACGACGCGGTGCGGCTCGACGAGGACACGTTCGGTCCCTGGTTCACCGACCTGGGGCCGGACTGGTCCGGGCTGTCGCTGACCATGCCGCTGAAGCGCGTGGTGATCCCGCTGCTGGCCGAGGTCACCCCGCTCGCCGAGGCGGTGGGGGCGGTGAACACGGTGACCTGGACCGCCGACCGGCGGCCGGTGGGCACCAACACCGACGTGTACGGCATCGTGCAGGCGCTGCGCTCGACCGGGCTGACCGGGCTGACCGGTCCGGCCGGTTCTGACAGTGCTGAAGGTGCAGGTGGCGGGGTTGCCGGCTGTGTGGTCGGGGCCGGGGCCACCGCGGCCTCGGCCGTGGCCGCGCTGGCCGAGCTGGGCTGCGGGCGGATCACCGTGCTGGCCCGTTCGGCCGCCCGGGCCGGCCTGCCGCTGGAGGTGGCGCGGCGAATGGGCGTGCGGGCGCGGGTCGGGACGCTCGACGAGCACGCCGCCGTGCTGGGGGCCCACGCGGTCGTCGTCACCCTGCCCGGCGAGGCCGCCTCGGAGTGGGCGGCCGGGCTGCGGCCGCACCTGACCGGGGTCCCGGCGGGGGCGATGCTCGACGTGTCGTACCATCCGTGGCCCACCGACGCCGCGCAGCTGTGGTCGCGGGCGGGCGGTGCCGCGGTTGGCGGGTTCGAGATGCTGCTGCACCAGGCGGCCGAGCAGGTGCGGCTGATGACGGGCCTGGACGCCCCGCTCGACGACATGCGCACGGCCGGCGAGAAGGCCCTCGCCGCGCGCTGA
- the mltG gene encoding endolytic transglycosylase MltG — MRKRKKSRRRRTATVLLVSLIIAAGGVYGAYLALSPVVAKLTEPKDYAGPGSGAVKVTVPDGASGRTIAQVLVENGVTKTASAFIDAANEDSRAAGIQPGTYTLKKQMSGAGALDLLADPDNRITRQVTIPEGMRVADALTRIADKLELKRADLAKAATSGDIGLPKAANGKLEGFLFPSTYSFEPDVTATQALSEMVEHGTKTYDELGIPASKLRETVIKASIVEAEAGNEKYMGKVSRVLSNRLKIDMKLQLDSTVSYATGKFNVTTTSADRQTDSPYNTYMYAGLPGGPISNPGKAALEAALKPTPGDWLFFVTVNPDTGETKFAKNAAEHETYVKEFQAWLQANPGN; from the coding sequence ATGCGTAAACGCAAGAAGAGCCGGCGCCGTCGCACCGCGACTGTCCTGCTGGTGTCGCTGATCATCGCCGCCGGTGGTGTCTACGGTGCGTATCTGGCGCTGTCGCCGGTGGTCGCGAAGCTCACCGAGCCGAAAGACTATGCGGGACCGGGCAGCGGAGCCGTCAAGGTGACCGTCCCCGACGGCGCGTCGGGTCGCACCATTGCCCAGGTGCTGGTCGAGAACGGCGTCACCAAGACGGCTTCCGCCTTCATCGACGCCGCGAACGAGGACAGCCGGGCCGCCGGCATCCAGCCCGGCACCTACACGCTGAAGAAGCAGATGAGCGGCGCCGGGGCGCTGGACCTGCTGGCCGACCCGGACAACCGGATCACCCGCCAGGTCACCATCCCCGAGGGGATGCGGGTGGCCGACGCGCTCACCCGGATCGCCGACAAGCTCGAGCTCAAGCGCGCCGACCTGGCCAAGGCCGCCACCTCAGGTGACATCGGCCTGCCGAAGGCCGCCAACGGCAAGCTCGAGGGGTTCCTGTTCCCCTCGACCTACTCGTTCGAGCCCGACGTGACCGCCACGCAGGCGCTCTCGGAGATGGTCGAGCACGGCACGAAGACCTACGACGAACTCGGCATCCCGGCGTCCAAGCTGCGCGAGACCGTGATCAAGGCCAGCATCGTCGAGGCCGAGGCGGGCAACGAGAAGTACATGGGCAAGGTGTCCCGGGTGCTCTCGAACCGGCTGAAGATCGACATGAAGCTCCAGCTCGACTCCACGGTCAGCTACGCCACCGGCAAGTTCAACGTCACCACCACGTCCGCGGACCGGCAGACCGACAGCCCGTACAACACCTACATGTACGCGGGGCTGCCGGGCGGGCCGATCAGCAACCCGGGCAAGGCGGCGCTGGAGGCGGCACTGAAGCCCACCCCCGGTGACTGGCTGTTCTTCGTGACCGTCAACCCGGACACCGGTGAGACCAAGTTCGCCAAGAACGCCGCGGAGCACGAGACGTACGTCAAGGAGTTCCAGGCCTGGCTGCAAGCGAACCCGGGCAACTGA
- the ruvX gene encoding Holliday junction resolvase RuvX, which translates to MGVDVGSVRVGLSRSDAAGFLATPLETVAVVEGSTSHYERISLLVTELSVCEVIVGLPRSLSGAEGAAAGLARAYAVEVARRVAPIPVRLVDERLSTVTAHQRLREAGVKGRKRRPVVDQAAAVVILQSALDGERASGRPPGAPVVLESDPDGPDPGHGEALT; encoded by the coding sequence ATGGGCGTGGACGTCGGCAGCGTCCGGGTGGGACTTTCCCGCTCGGACGCTGCCGGGTTCCTCGCCACCCCCCTCGAGACCGTCGCGGTGGTCGAGGGCAGCACATCCCACTATGAACGTATTTCACTCCTCGTGACCGAACTGTCGGTGTGTGAGGTAATCGTGGGCCTTCCGCGGTCACTTTCCGGGGCCGAGGGGGCAGCGGCGGGCCTTGCGCGCGCGTACGCTGTCGAGGTCGCACGTCGCGTGGCACCGATCCCGGTTCGCCTCGTGGACGAGCGGCTGAGTACCGTGACCGCACACCAGCGCCTGCGGGAGGCTGGTGTGAAAGGGCGAAAACGCCGTCCTGTCGTCGATCAGGCGGCGGCGGTGGTGATCCTTCAGTCGGCGCTGGACGGCGAACGTGCCTCCGGCCGGCCGCCGGGGGCACCGGTCGTCCTGGAATCGGATCCGGATGGCCCGGATCCTGGCCATGGAGAGGCACTGACGTGA
- the alaS gene encoding alanine--tRNA ligase: METAEIRRRWLRYFSTRGHTVVPSAPLLYDDPTLLFVNAGMVPFKPYMLGQETPPYERATSVQKCIRTLDIDEVGKTSRHGTFFQMNGNFSFGDYFKEKAIELAWELITRDQSDGGYGLDESRLWVTVLQGDDESRQLWKRIADLPDERIVQRGLADNYWHMGVPGPGGPCSEIYFDRGAEYGPDGGPEADEDRYLEIWNLVFMQETLSQVRTKVDFDVEGPLPSRNIDTGMGLERMASLLQGVDNLYEIDEVFPVIARVEEITGKRYGAKHEDDVRMRVIADHVRSGLMLIGDGVTPSNEARGYVLRRLLRRVIRSVRLLGVQDASMIDLLTVSKDRMAVSYPELETNFARISQIAQAEEQAFTRTLSSGTTILDTAVASAKSAGEKTLSGERAFQLHDTYGFPIDLTLEMAGEQGLTVDHDGFRRLMAEQRNRAKADAKAKKVGHADTTVYRELREPGITEFTGYRELSTDSTVRGLIVDGRRVEAADKGQTVQIVLERTPFYAESGGQIADEGEITADGARLKVLDVQRPVKGLIVHTVEVAEGTIRSGSDVFASVDREWRLSACQAHSGTHVVHAALRQVLGPTALQSGSFNRPGYLRLDFAWTSALDASTKDELEQVANLALRYDYPVSATYMPISKAREIGALALFGETYDEEVRVVEMGGAWSRELCGGTHVEHSSQVGAISLIGESSIGSGTRRVEAYVGLDALRFLGRERALVSQLTEALKVRPEELPERVSALVARLREAEKELEKGRRQALLNAASSLVDSAADVNGVALVAHDAGTADPADARALALDVRGRIAASRAGVVVVAAVAKDRPVVVVATNDEARGRGVKAGELVREAAKVLGGGGGGKDDVAQGGGADASKIGEALQRIQAVVAERAGS; the protein is encoded by the coding sequence ATGGAGACGGCAGAGATCCGCCGCCGCTGGCTGCGGTACTTCTCGACTCGTGGGCACACGGTCGTGCCGAGTGCTCCGCTGCTGTACGACGACCCGACCCTGCTGTTCGTCAACGCCGGCATGGTCCCCTTCAAGCCCTACATGCTGGGGCAGGAGACGCCGCCGTACGAGCGCGCCACCAGCGTCCAGAAGTGCATCCGCACCCTTGACATCGACGAGGTCGGCAAGACCAGCCGGCACGGCACGTTCTTCCAGATGAACGGCAACTTCTCCTTCGGTGACTACTTCAAGGAGAAGGCGATCGAGCTGGCCTGGGAGCTGATCACCCGGGACCAGTCCGACGGCGGCTACGGCCTGGACGAGTCCCGGCTGTGGGTCACCGTTCTTCAGGGCGACGACGAGTCGCGGCAGCTCTGGAAGCGCATCGCCGACCTGCCCGACGAGCGCATCGTGCAGCGCGGTCTGGCCGACAACTACTGGCACATGGGCGTTCCCGGCCCGGGCGGCCCGTGCAGCGAGATCTACTTCGACCGGGGCGCCGAGTACGGCCCGGACGGCGGCCCGGAGGCCGACGAGGACCGCTACCTGGAGATCTGGAACCTCGTCTTCATGCAGGAGACGCTGAGCCAGGTCCGCACCAAGGTGGACTTCGACGTCGAGGGCCCGCTGCCCTCCCGCAACATCGACACCGGCATGGGCCTGGAGCGCATGGCCAGCCTGCTCCAGGGCGTCGACAACCTGTACGAGATCGACGAGGTCTTCCCGGTCATCGCGCGGGTCGAGGAGATCACCGGCAAGCGCTACGGCGCCAAGCACGAAGACGACGTGCGCATGCGCGTGATCGCCGACCACGTGCGCTCCGGCCTGATGCTGATCGGCGACGGCGTCACGCCGTCCAACGAGGCGCGTGGCTACGTGCTGCGCCGTCTGCTGCGCCGGGTCATCCGCTCGGTGCGCCTGCTCGGCGTGCAGGACGCGTCGATGATCGACCTGCTCACCGTGTCGAAGGACCGGATGGCCGTGTCGTACCCCGAGCTGGAGACGAACTTCGCCCGGATCAGCCAGATCGCGCAGGCCGAGGAGCAGGCGTTCACCCGCACGCTCAGCTCCGGCACCACGATCCTCGACACGGCCGTGGCGAGCGCGAAGTCGGCGGGCGAGAAGACCTTGTCCGGTGAGCGGGCGTTCCAGCTGCACGACACCTACGGCTTCCCGATCGACCTGACCCTGGAGATGGCGGGCGAACAGGGCCTGACCGTCGACCACGACGGTTTCCGCCGGCTGATGGCCGAGCAGCGCAACCGGGCCAAGGCCGACGCCAAGGCGAAGAAGGTCGGCCACGCCGACACCACCGTGTACCGCGAGCTGCGTGAGCCCGGCATCACCGAGTTCACCGGCTACCGCGAGCTGTCCACCGACTCCACCGTGCGCGGCCTGATCGTCGACGGCCGGCGGGTCGAGGCGGCGGACAAGGGCCAGACCGTCCAGATCGTGCTGGAGCGCACCCCGTTCTACGCCGAGTCCGGTGGCCAGATCGCCGACGAGGGCGAGATCACCGCCGACGGCGCGCGGCTGAAGGTGCTCGACGTGCAGCGCCCGGTCAAGGGCCTGATCGTGCACACCGTCGAGGTGGCCGAGGGCACGATCCGTTCCGGCTCCGACGTCTTCGCCAGCGTCGACCGGGAGTGGCGGCTGTCCGCCTGCCAGGCACACTCCGGCACCCACGTGGTGCACGCGGCGCTGCGCCAGGTGCTCGGCCCGACGGCGCTCCAGAGCGGTTCGTTCAACCGGCCCGGCTACCTGCGTCTCGACTTCGCCTGGACCTCCGCGCTGGACGCGTCCACCAAGGACGAGCTGGAGCAGGTCGCGAACCTGGCGCTGCGTTACGACTACCCGGTGTCGGCCACCTACATGCCGATCTCCAAGGCCCGCGAGATCGGCGCGCTGGCGCTGTTCGGCGAGACCTATGACGAGGAGGTCCGCGTCGTCGAGATGGGCGGGGCCTGGTCGCGGGAGTTGTGCGGTGGCACGCACGTCGAGCACAGCTCGCAGGTCGGTGCGATCTCGCTGATCGGCGAGTCGTCGATCGGCTCGGGCACCCGACGGGTCGAGGCCTACGTCGGCCTGGACGCGCTGCGGTTCCTGGGCCGGGAGCGGGCGCTGGTCAGCCAGCTCACCGAGGCGCTCAAGGTGCGGCCGGAGGAGCTGCCCGAGCGGGTCAGCGCCCTGGTCGCCCGCCTGCGCGAGGCGGAGAAGGAGCTGGAGAAGGGCCGTCGCCAGGCGCTGCTGAACGCGGCGTCGTCCCTGGTCGACTCGGCCGCCGACGTGAACGGCGTGGCCCTGGTGGCGCACGACGCGGGCACGGCCGACCCGGCGGACGCCCGGGCTCTGGCCCTGGACGTGCGGGGCCGGATCGCGGCCTCGCGTGCCGGTGTGGTCGTGGTCGCGGCGGTCGCCAAGGACCGGCCGGTCGTGGTGGTCGCCACCAACGACGAGGCCCGCGGACGCGGCGTCAAGGCCGGCGAGCTGGTGCGTGAGGCGGCCAAGGTGCTCGGCGGTGGCGGCGGTGGCAAGGACGACGTCGCCCAGGGCGGCGGTGCGGACGCGTCGAAGATCGGTGAGGCGCTCCAGCGGATCCAGGCCGTCGTCGCCGAGCGGGCCGGTAGCTGA
- a CDS encoding DUF6167 family protein, which produces MARLFWIAVGAGAGVYVVRKLTKTVEQYTPAGMSSSLASVGDGLREIAEVIREGMAEREQELRVALGVDAGTMDPQTAQSLMQDPTGPGAYDGQHDPNRDNRYY; this is translated from the coding sequence ATGGCGAGGCTTTTCTGGATCGCGGTCGGGGCGGGAGCGGGCGTCTACGTCGTCCGTAAGCTCACCAAGACCGTCGAGCAATACACCCCGGCCGGGATGAGCAGCTCGCTCGCCTCGGTCGGAGACGGCCTCCGGGAGATCGCGGAGGTGATCCGTGAGGGAATGGCCGAACGGGAACAGGAGTTGCGGGTCGCACTGGGTGTCGACGCCGGGACGATGGACCCGCAGACCGCACAATCGCTGATGCAGGACCCCACCGGCCCTGGCGCGTACGACGGTCAGCACGACCCGAACCGGGACAACCGCTACTACTGA
- a CDS encoding DUF948 domain-containing protein: protein MSVGGIAGLIAAIAFVLLVGALAYPLIKLGKVLDEARVTVRGLSDGALPLLSEVTTTVASTNAQLGKVDTITNNVAQVSTNVSALTALFAATLGSPVVKVAAFSYGVRQAVSGRKSRKR from the coding sequence ATGTCGGTGGGCGGTATAGCCGGGCTCATAGCGGCCATTGCCTTCGTCCTCCTCGTCGGCGCGCTCGCGTATCCCCTGATCAAACTGGGCAAGGTGCTGGACGAGGCTCGGGTCACCGTGCGTGGCCTCTCCGACGGCGCCCTGCCTCTGCTGTCGGAGGTCACCACCACGGTGGCATCGACCAACGCACAGCTCGGCAAGGTCGACACCATCACGAACAACGTGGCCCAGGTGTCGACCAACGTCTCGGCGCTCACCGCACTCTTCGCCGCGACGCTCGGTTCGCCGGTGGTCAAGGTCGCGGCGTTCAGCTACGGCGTGCGCCAGGCGGTCAGTGGACGCAAGTCGCGGAAGAGGTGA
- a CDS encoding replication-associated recombination protein A, whose protein sequence is MADLFSSDETPPPSPVRPGSLGLAGTGDRPPLAVRMRPRTLDELVGQEHLLGPGSPLRRLAEGADGLAGPASVILWGPPGAGKTTLAHVVSNTGARRFVELSAVTAGVKDVRQVMQEARELRDRSETRTVLFLDEIHRFTKSQQDGLLPGVENRWVILVAATTENPSFSVISPLLSRSLLLTLRQLQDSDVENLLRRAVEDERGLNGTVSLSEDAVQYLVRLSAGDARRALTSLEAAAGSALSRNHDEVTGEDVEQAVDKALVRYDREGDQHYDITSALIKSIRGSDVDAALHYLARMVEAGEDPRFLARRLMISASEDIGMADPTAIQVAVAAAQAVQMIGMPEGRIVLAQATVHLAMAPKSNASYAALNAATQDVRAGLGGPVPPDLRDAHYTGAKKLGHGRGYKYAHDHPHGVVEQQYLPDDLAGREYYQPTDRGGERGMGERLARLRSVLRGGNRRR, encoded by the coding sequence ATGGCCGATCTGTTCTCCTCCGACGAAACCCCGCCGCCCTCCCCGGTCCGCCCGGGCAGTCTGGGCCTGGCCGGCACCGGCGACCGCCCGCCCCTGGCGGTGCGGATGCGCCCGCGCACCCTCGACGAACTGGTCGGCCAGGAGCACCTGCTCGGCCCGGGATCCCCGTTGCGTCGCCTGGCCGAGGGCGCCGACGGACTGGCCGGGCCGGCGTCCGTCATTCTCTGGGGACCCCCGGGAGCCGGGAAGACCACCCTCGCCCACGTCGTCTCCAACACCGGCGCGCGCCGATTCGTCGAGCTGTCGGCGGTGACGGCGGGCGTCAAGGACGTGCGCCAGGTGATGCAGGAGGCGCGGGAACTGCGTGACCGCAGCGAGACCCGCACCGTGCTGTTCCTCGACGAGATCCACCGTTTCACCAAGTCCCAGCAGGACGGCCTGCTGCCCGGCGTGGAGAACCGCTGGGTCATCCTGGTCGCCGCGACCACCGAGAACCCCTCGTTCAGCGTGATCTCACCGCTGCTGTCACGCTCGCTGCTGCTCACCCTGCGCCAGCTCCAGGACTCCGACGTGGAGAACCTGCTGCGCCGCGCGGTCGAGGACGAGCGCGGGCTGAACGGCACGGTGTCGCTCAGCGAGGACGCCGTGCAGTACCTGGTGCGGCTCTCGGCCGGCGACGCCCGCCGCGCCCTGACCTCGCTGGAGGCGGCTGCGGGCAGCGCCCTGAGCCGCAACCACGACGAGGTCACCGGTGAGGACGTCGAGCAGGCCGTGGACAAGGCCCTGGTGCGCTACGACCGCGAGGGCGACCAGCACTACGACATCACCAGCGCCCTGATCAAGAGCATCCGCGGGTCCGACGTGGACGCCGCGCTGCACTACCTGGCGCGGATGGTGGAGGCCGGTGAAGACCCCCGGTTCCTGGCCCGGCGCCTGATGATCTCGGCCTCCGAGGACATCGGGATGGCCGACCCGACCGCGATCCAGGTCGCGGTGGCGGCGGCCCAGGCGGTGCAGATGATCGGCATGCCCGAGGGCCGCATCGTGCTGGCCCAGGCCACGGTGCACCTGGCCATGGCGCCGAAGTCGAACGCCTCCTACGCGGCGCTGAACGCCGCCACCCAGGACGTGCGCGCCGGGCTCGGCGGCCCGGTCCCGCCGGACCTGCGCGACGCCCACTACACCGGGGCCAAGAAGCTCGGCCACGGAAGGGGTTACAAGTACGCGCACGACCACCCGCACGGCGTGGTGGAGCAGCAGTACCTGCCCGACGACCTGGCCGGCCGGGAGTACTACCAGCCCACCGACCGAGGTGGCGAGCGTGGCATGGGCGAGCGGCTGGCCCGGCTGCGCTCGGTGCTGCGCGGCGGAAACCGGCGCCGCTGA